The DNA segment CCGGATCCAGCACCAGGCCGGCTTGCGACTCCAGGGCAATGGCGATGCCAAAAGCCTGGAACAAGGCCAGCAACAGCGTGCCGTAGCGCGTGTACTGCGTAATCTTGCGCCGACCGGATTCACCTTCCTTCTTGATCGCTTCCAGCTGCGGTGAAACAACTGTCAGCAACTGCATGATGATCGACGCCGAGATATACGGCATGATCCCCAGTGCAAAGATCGTGAATCGCGAAAGTGCACCGCCGGAAAACATGTTGAACATCCCCAGGACGCCGCCCTGGTTTTGCTTGAACAGTTGAGCCAGCTGTGTCGGGTCAATGCCCGGCACCGGAATATGCGCACCAATCCGATACACCACCAATGCGCCCAGCAGGAACCAGAGTCGACCCCACGGAAAGCCGCTCGCCGAGCGCTTGGCGGTTTGAGGAGCAGTAGCCAATTCTTACTCCAGGTTAGCCGTAACTTTAAGCAACCGAGCCGCCAGCGGCTTCAATCGCAGCCTTGGCACCCTTGGTTGCAATAACGCCCTTGAGGGTGATCTTCTTGCTGATTTCGCCAGCCAGAATGACGCGCACGACACGTGCCAACTCGCCAACCAGGCCTGCCTGCTTCAATGCCAGCACGTCGACTTCAGCGACTGGCAGATTATTCAGGTCGCCAAGGCGCACTTCTGCCTTGTACGGGGTCGCCAGCGACTTGAAGCCACGCTTGGGCAGACGGCGTTGCAGAGGCATTTGACCGCCTTCAAAACCGACCTTGTGGAAACCGCCCGAACGGGATTTCTGACCTTTGTGGCCGCGGCCGGCAGTCTTGCCCAGGCCCGAACCGATACCGCGACCGACGCGACGCTTGTAATGCTTGGCGCCTTCTGCCGGTTGAATGCTATTCAATTCCATGGTTTGCTCCGCTCGCAAGCACTAGGCTTACGAGATCACTTTCACGAGATAGGAAACCTTGTTGATCATGCCGCGAACCGACGGAGTATCTTGCAGCTCCGAAACGGAATTCACGCGACGCAGGCCCAGACCACGCACGGTTGCGCGATGGTCCTGACGTGTGCCGATCAAACCCTTGACCAATTGCACTTTGACTGTATTTGCCATGTCGATCACCTTAACCCAGAATTTCTTCAACGGACAGACCGCGCTTGGCAGCGATTTCCGAGGCAGTATTCATCTTGGCCAGGCCGTCCAGGGTCGCACGCACCATGTTGTACGGGTTGGTCGAGCCATTCGACTTGGCCACCACGTTGGTCACGCCCATCACTTCGAAAATAGCGCGCATCGGGCCGCCGGCAATCACGCCGGTACCTTCCTTCGCCGGCGCCATCAGCACCTTCGAGGCGCCATGCTTGCCGTTGACGGTATGCTGCAGGGTGCCGTTCTTCAAGGTGACCTTGATCATCTTGCGGCGGGCTTCTTCCATTGCCTTCTGCACGGCGACCGGCACCTCTTTCGACTTGCCCTTGCCCATGCCAATGCGGCCATCGCCGTCACCGACCACTACCAGCGCTGCGAAACCCATGATACGGCCGCCCTTCACCACTTTGGTGACGCGATTAACCGCAATCATCTTTTCGCGCATGCCGTCATCGGGCTTGTCGCTTTGCTGTTTTGCTTGCATCTTTGCCATGACGATTCTTCCTTAGAACTTCAGACCAGCTTCGCGGGCAGCTTCAGCAACTGCCTTGATGCGGCCGTGATAACGGAAACCGGAGCGGTCGAAGGCGACTTCGGCGATACCGGCCTTCAAAGCCTTCTCGGCGACGCGCTTGCCAACCAGGGCAGCCGCGGCTGCGTTGCCACCGGCGCCGGACTTGCCAGCCAATTCCGCACGCA comes from the Janthinobacterium sp. 17J80-10 genome and includes:
- the rplO gene encoding 50S ribosomal protein L15, with translation MELNSIQPAEGAKHYKRRVGRGIGSGLGKTAGRGHKGQKSRSGGFHKVGFEGGQMPLQRRLPKRGFKSLATPYKAEVRLGDLNNLPVAEVDVLALKQAGLVGELARVVRVILAGEISKKITLKGVIATKGAKAAIEAAGGSVA
- the rpmD gene encoding 50S ribosomal protein L30, whose protein sequence is MANTVKVQLVKGLIGTRQDHRATVRGLGLRRVNSVSELQDTPSVRGMINKVSYLVKVIS
- the rpsE gene encoding 30S ribosomal protein S5 is translated as MAKMQAKQQSDKPDDGMREKMIAVNRVTKVVKGGRIMGFAALVVVGDGDGRIGMGKGKSKEVPVAVQKAMEEARRKMIKVTLKNGTLQHTVNGKHGASKVLMAPAKEGTGVIAGGPMRAIFEVMGVTNVVAKSNGSTNPYNMVRATLDGLAKMNTASEIAAKRGLSVEEILG
- the rplR gene encoding 50S ribosomal protein L18; this translates as MDKKQSRLRRARQTRAKIAELKVNRLAVHRTNLHIYASVIGPDATVLASASTLEAEVRAELAGKSGAGGNAAAAALVGKRVAEKALKAGIAEVAFDRSGFRYHGRIKAVAEAAREAGLKF